From the genome of Biomphalaria glabrata chromosome 17, xgBioGlab47.1, whole genome shotgun sequence, one region includes:
- the LOC106071470 gene encoding uncharacterized protein LOC106071470 isoform X2 produces the protein MLRPTVNKHVVMWPAQLKQESPKKFDASKFRAANKEQKKDFPTLKDDMTTPRYFQPPDQRLDDIGVKKRDDTYLYKQAPNYDKDELDLMRQLEEELL, from the exons atgttaaggccaacggttaacaagcacgttgtcatgtggccagcacaactaaaacag GAATCACCTAAAAAATTTGATGCATCTAAATTTAGAGCTGCAAACAAG GAGCAGAAAAAGGATTTCCCAACATTAAAAGATG aCATGACAACACCAAGGTATTTTCAACCACCTGACCAGAGGTTAGATGACATTGGTGTCAAGAAAAGAGATGATACTTATCT ATACAAACAAGCTCCAAATTATGACAAAGATGAACTTGATTTAATGAGACAACTAGAGGAAGAGCTTCTGTGA
- the LOC106071470 gene encoding GRIP and coiled-coil domain-containing protein-like isoform X1 produces the protein MGSGASKSSKIQEKSTKQPVANVNKQENQKSPLDVNSKNSTTKKLDSKNDASSLNQIKTKDLNSSELINEKNKQNKSKKITSDYDYNNKLQFEEDSEINDDIDEVLKIPTSHDNSKKPNKKDIKQLVRNKENNYNNISTNVQQDFPETYAQRQQRKQYKLQQDILIREKTIIRNSKDWDYDDNDDDKNYEDTEMESPKKFDASKFRAANKEQKKDFPTLKDDMTTPRYFQPPDQRLDDIGVKKRDDTYLYKQAPNYDKDELDLMRQLEEELL, from the exons ATGGGATCAGGAGCCAGCAAATCTTCCAAAATTCAAGAAAAATCGACAAAACAACCTGTTGCTAATgtcaataaacaagaaaatcagAAGTCGCCTTTAGATGTGAACAGTAAAAATAGCACTACTAAAAAACTAGATTCTAAAAATGACGCATCCTCTTTaaatcagataaaaacaaaagaccTAAATTCATCTGAATTGATTAATGAgaaaaataagcaaaacaaaagtaAGAAAATTACCAGTGATTATGATTACAATAACAAGTTACAGTTTGAAGAGGATTCAGAAATAAATGATGATAtagatgaagttttaaaaatacctaCTTCACATGATAATTCTAAAAAGCCAAATAAAAAGGACATTAAACAGTTagtaagaaacaaagaaaacaattacaataatatcTCAACTAATGTGCAGCAAGATTTTCCAGAAACTTACGCACAGAGACagcaaagaaaacaatataaacTTCAGCAGGATATTTTAATTCGTGAAAAGACAATCATTAGAAATTCAAAGGACTGGGattatgatgataatgatgatgacaAAAATTATGAGGACACTGAAATGGAA TCACCTAAAAAATTTGATGCATCTAAATTTAGAGCTGCAAACAAG GAGCAGAAAAAGGATTTCCCAACATTAAAAGATG aCATGACAACACCAAGGTATTTTCAACCACCTGACCAGAGGTTAGATGACATTGGTGTCAAGAAAAGAGATGATACTTATCT ATACAAACAAGCTCCAAATTATGACAAAGATGAACTTGATTTAATGAGACAACTAGAGGAAGAGCTTCTGTGA
- the LOC106071469 gene encoding uncharacterized protein LOC106071469, whose translation METENSHDVTSTRAEKVEVCDVCAVVARALVLWLLIALVSLRQIVAFVFGAGVRFGERLLNQLPSLRILIPLTSSSSGAPDAANALRIGRVVAHRLMDMLSWLLTNGFSKSIQVLLCLRLQIPVIIHNTCQHTLGRCRFLTSLSLCALLLKCITLARRFVQTCCELRDQWIILRQLITCPLRPICWAGNNLFCLYVGKIRSNYPSALETVNRLLKQLCWIVLRLARAANTGIAFLIGRSLTGLCVVCRLLSRADAWLIDSLSSFTESCFLPSEHGPRFLKDKSRCYVLSLLWRVFHLRSPRFSFIAILVVVSVLLSTFLYLSHVSSAGKLTRLTQYKDDPVPNKDNLRDNLLPKDEDGPQPGKKNNNRQRNHWKEKASLRNENNKEEGQSTLSWKQVSHVISLMKTYDWQNHTLTPVVHMEELMAKISYLRQEMVSEKNCLPKLTDPPLCKGDLKGNEVEDLLCIEKPKYLSHIKNPCWYSNGGMDEKKLRCLPYFHILGCAKSGTTDLWNRLLSHPHLIANDGMLHKEALWWSWRRYGYNGYSRGELWSFNRYVDLFQDTARIIEKSIENENLHHQIIITGDASPPDFWDFRGWSSISQNRDSNIPRVITPHLMKHFYDKPKFIIMFRDPIDRLYSDYFFVGGGLTSLDFHNDVLVAIDLLHDCVQTFGLVHCFYDHELYVKLPLRLPFACYSVFMREWLQVFPLESFLLIKTEDYKINPENTLKSVIEFLGLGPLKEKVLQEIAEEEKSRITEQRIIAGPMKNETRIILHELLDSCSHELAKLVKNDNFLWH comes from the exons atggaAACGGAAAATTCCCATGACGTCACGTCAACGAGGGCGGAGAAAGTGGAGGTGTGCGACGTTTGTGCCGTTGTAGCTCGAGCCTTAGTGTTGTGGCTGCTGATTGCTTTAGTCAGTCTTCGACAGATTGTCGCTTTCGTTTTTGGAGCTGGCGTTCGTTTTGGGGAAAGGCTGTTAAATCAGCTTCCGTCTCTTCGAATCTTGATTCCTCTGACATCTTCTTCGTCTGGGGCTCCTGACGCCGCCAACGCCTTGCGAATAGGACGCGTCGTCGCTCATCGATTAATGGACATGCTTTCTTGGCTTCTTACTAACGGATTCAGTAAAAGTATACAGGTTCTGCTCTGCTTGCGATTGCAAATACCTGTTATTATTCATAACACATGCCAACATACACTGGGCAGATGTCGGTTCCTAACATCGTTGTCTCTCTGCGCTTTGCTTCTGAAATGTATAACTTTGGCGAGACGATTCGTGCAAACATGCTGTGAATTGAGGGATCAATGGATTATTCTTCGACAATTGATTACGTGTCCATTAAGACCGATCTGTTGGGCCGGAAATAATCTTTTCTGCCTCTACGTCGGGAAGATCCGATCCAACTATCCATCTGCGCTGGAAACTGTTAATCGGCTGCTAAAGCAATTGTGCTGGATTGTCTTGCGACTTGCTCGCGCCGCAAACACTGGCATCGCGTTTCTAATTGGTCGAAGTTTAACGGGTCTGTGTGTCGTTTGTAGATTACTTTCACGTGCAGATGCTTGGCTGATAGATTCATTGTCATCATTCACGGAGAGCTGTTTTCTTCCTTCGGAACATG gTCCTCGATTTTTAAAGGATAAATCCAGATGCTATGTGTTGTCACTGCTCTGGCGGGTGTTTCACCTCCGCAGTCCCCGTTTCAGTTTTATTGCTATCCTGGTGGTTGTGTCTGTTCTCCTGTCCACTTTTCTGTACCTAAGTCATGTGAGCAGTGCAGGAAAACTGACCAGATTAACTCAGTACAAGGATGACCCTGTGCCAAACAAAGACAACCTCAG AGACAATCTATTGCCCAAGGATGAAGATGGGCCGCAACCGGGGAAGAAGAATAACAACAGACAGAGGAATCACTGGAAGGAGAAAGCCTCACTGAGAAATGAGAACAACAAAGAGGAAGGGCAGTCCACTTTGTCATGGAAGCAAGTGTCTCATGTCATAAGCTTGATGAAGACGTATGACTGGCAGAATCATACCCTAACACCAGTGGTACATATGGAG GAGCTGATGGCTAAGATTAGTTACCTCAGACAGGAAATGGTCAGCGAGAAGAACTGTCTTCCTAAACTGACTGACCCACCTCTATGTAAAGGTGACCTGAAAGGCAATGAAGTGGAAGATCTCTTATGTATT GAGAAGCCTAAGTACCTCAGTCACATCAAAAATCCCTGCTGGTACTCTAATGGAGGAATGGATGAAAAGAAACTTAGGTGTCTGCCCTACTTTCACATCCTTGGTTGTGCCAAATCTGGAACCACTGATCTCTGGAACAGACTTCTGTCTCATCCCCATCTTATTGCCAATGATGGCATGCTACACAAGGAAGCCTTGTGGTGGTCCTGGAGGAGATATG GCTATAATGGTTACTCCAGGGGAGAGTTGTGGAGCTTCAATCGGTATGTTGACCTGTTTCAGGACACAGCCAGAATAATAGAGAAGTCCATTGAAAATGAAAACTTGCACCATCAGATCATTATAACAG GAGATGCATCCCCACCAGATTTTTGGGATTTTCGAGGTTGGAGCAGCATCAGCCAGAATCGTGATTCTAATATCCCACGTGTAATAACTCCTCATTTGATGAAGcatttctatgacaaaccaaAGTTTATCATAATGTTTAGAGATCCTATAGACAG ACTTTATTCAGATTACTTCTTTGTGGGTGGTGGCCTGACGTCACTGGACTTTCACAATGATGTGCTGGTCGCCATTGACTTGCTTCATGATTGTGTTCAAACATTTGGATTGGTGCATTGCTTTTATGACCACGAGCTATATGTTAAACTTCCA CTGCGTCTCCCTTTTGCCTGCTATTCTGTTTTTATGAGGGAATGGTTGCAAGTTTTTCCTTTAGAGAGTTTTCTGCTGATCAAAACAGAGGACTATAAAATAAACCCAGAAAATACTTTGAAGAGCGTCATAGAGTTTCTAGGTCTAG GTCCCCTTAAAGAGAAAGTCCTGCAAGAAATAGCAGAGGAAGAGAAATCCAGGATAACTGAGCAGCGAATAATTGCTGGGCCGATGAAAAATGAAACCAGAATTATTCTTCACGAGCTACTAGACTCTTGCAGCCATGAACTAGCAAAATTGGTGAAGAATGATAATTTTTTGTGGCATTAA